One window of Candidatus Mycobacterium wuenschmannii genomic DNA carries:
- a CDS encoding NINE protein, translated as MSQQPAAGWYPDPSGAPGQKYWDGRQWLELPPAPPAPPAPYGVGAGYFGVDPYGRPLSDKSKLVAGLLQLFLGGIGVGRFYLGYIGIGFAQIAITVFTLGFAGWIWPLIDAILILTGKVTDAEGRTLRD; from the coding sequence ATGTCTCAACAACCCGCCGCAGGGTGGTATCCGGATCCGAGCGGGGCACCGGGACAGAAGTATTGGGACGGGCGGCAGTGGCTCGAGTTACCCCCTGCCCCGCCCGCGCCCCCGGCGCCGTACGGCGTTGGTGCCGGCTACTTCGGTGTTGATCCCTACGGTCGGCCGTTGTCGGACAAGAGCAAGCTGGTGGCCGGGCTCCTGCAGTTGTTCCTCGGCGGCATCGGGGTCGGGCGCTTCTACCTCGGCTACATCGGTATCGGTTTCGCGCAAATCGCGATCACCGTCTTCACGTTGGGCTTTGCCGGCTGGATCTGGCCGCTGATCGACGCGATCCTGATTCTCACCGGCAAAGTGACCGATGCCGAGGGTCGAACGCTGCGCGATTGA
- a CDS encoding DUF732 domain-containing protein, which translates to MKILLSLACAATAALVAGTPAATADPNDDQDFLGILHVTAVPITDSAAKTEAQQVCAEESQPDAASNQVRTNHPDWNPGEVADFVTAATTALCPPVALKVGN; encoded by the coding sequence ATGAAGATCTTGCTGAGCCTTGCATGTGCCGCCACCGCGGCACTGGTGGCCGGGACCCCCGCCGCAACTGCGGACCCCAACGACGATCAGGACTTCCTCGGCATTCTGCATGTCACGGCGGTGCCGATCACGGACAGCGCGGCCAAGACCGAAGCACAGCAGGTATGCGCCGAGGAGTCGCAACCGGACGCTGCCTCCAATCAGGTTCGCACCAACCACCCTGACTGGAACCCCGGCGAGGTAGCCGATTTCGTCACCGCTGCGACAACCGCGTTGTGCCCTCCCGTGGCGTTGAAGGTCGGTAACTGA
- a CDS encoding DUF2189 domain-containing protein, which translates to MSQPPEHPGNPSEPYGGNPNPGAYPPPPGYGPPPGPPPGYGPPPGYGPPPGYGAPPPPPGYGPPPQQGYGPPPGYPPPPPGYGPPPGYSGVPGYGPTPGSGFNIGDAFSWAWANFAKNIGPMLLASVVYFAVIAIFDVLIFAVAGGATAEGPAVGSDFGGSFAVGLGPVGSLVFSIVSVVVFVFVQAAFLSGGLDLADGRPVNVASFLKPRNFGNVVLAGALIGAIDAALNLISLAGLLGALLSFVALLVFGFLSVFTIAFALDRALPPIDALKASIDTVRAHIGETLLSLVVQGLVYVVGILACGVGLLVAFPVAGLILTYTYRQLSGGPIAQPAP; encoded by the coding sequence ATGAGCCAACCTCCGGAGCACCCTGGCAATCCCAGCGAGCCGTACGGAGGTAACCCCAACCCGGGTGCCTATCCGCCGCCTCCGGGCTACGGACCGCCTCCTGGGCCGCCGCCCGGGTACGGACCACCGCCGGGATACGGACCGCCGCCCGGATATGGCGCTCCCCCACCACCTCCCGGCTACGGTCCGCCGCCGCAACAGGGTTACGGTCCGCCGCCGGGTTATCCGCCGCCGCCGCCCGGGTACGGACCGCCGCCGGGGTACTCCGGTGTGCCGGGTTACGGTCCGACGCCGGGGTCCGGGTTCAACATCGGCGACGCGTTCAGCTGGGCCTGGGCGAACTTCGCAAAAAACATCGGCCCGATGCTGCTCGCCTCGGTGGTGTACTTCGCGGTCATCGCGATCTTCGACGTCCTGATCTTCGCGGTGGCGGGTGGCGCCACCGCCGAGGGCCCCGCCGTCGGCAGTGATTTCGGCGGGTCGTTCGCGGTCGGCTTGGGACCCGTTGGCTCGCTGGTCTTTTCCATCGTGTCGGTCGTCGTGTTCGTCTTCGTGCAGGCCGCGTTCCTGTCCGGCGGACTCGACCTGGCCGACGGCCGGCCGGTCAACGTCGCGTCATTTCTCAAGCCCCGCAACTTCGGCAACGTGGTGCTGGCCGGCGCACTGATCGGCGCGATCGATGCCGCGCTGAACCTGATCTCGTTGGCCGGCTTGCTCGGCGCGCTGTTGTCTTTTGTGGCGCTCCTGGTGTTCGGCTTTCTCTCGGTGTTCACCATCGCATTCGCCCTCGATCGGGCGCTGCCGCCGATCGACGCGCTCAAGGCCAGTATCGACACCGTCCGCGCGCACATCGGCGAAACGCTGCTGTCGTTGGTGGTACAGGGTCTGGTGTACGTGGTCGGCATACTCGCTTGCGGCGTAGGACTTTTGGTGGCCTTCCCGGTGGCCGGCCTGATCTTGACCTACACCTATCGGCAACTGTCCGGCGGTCCGATCGCCCAACCCGCTCCGTAG
- a CDS encoding CaiB/BaiF CoA transferase family protein has protein sequence MLEGIRVLDVATLAAAPLAATYLGEFGAEVIKVEQPDGGDPIRTWGNQVDGVGLMWKSLSRNKSSITLNLRVPEGQALLRRLAAHADVVIVNTRPATLRKWGVDYEALRAVNDKIVMLHITGYGLSGPKSERPGFGTLGEAMSGFANITGAEGGPPTLPPFMLADGVASLNAAYAVMMALYHRDVHGASGQLIDINLIDPLARLLEQTLLGYDQLGLVPTRAGNRWDISAPRNTYQTSDGKWLAMSGSSPALALRVFRAIGRADLVDDADFSDPQRRLARAREVDQVVADWVATKTLDEAMAVLDAAEVAAAPVYDITQLVADEQLTHREVFVKVADDELGAMTVQAPVPRFSGATGRVGHLGPRIGANNVEVYGELLGLSANDIDDLRARGVL, from the coding sequence ATGCTCGAGGGGATCCGGGTTCTCGACGTCGCGACGCTCGCCGCCGCGCCCCTGGCCGCCACCTACCTCGGCGAATTCGGCGCCGAGGTCATCAAGGTCGAGCAACCGGACGGCGGCGACCCCATCCGCACCTGGGGCAATCAGGTCGACGGTGTCGGCCTGATGTGGAAGTCGTTGTCGCGCAACAAGAGTTCGATAACCCTCAACCTACGGGTTCCGGAGGGTCAGGCGCTGCTGCGCCGGTTGGCCGCACACGCCGACGTGGTGATCGTCAACACCCGGCCGGCGACCCTGCGCAAGTGGGGTGTGGACTACGAGGCGCTGCGGGCGGTCAACGACAAGATCGTGATGCTGCACATCACCGGCTACGGGCTGTCCGGGCCGAAAAGTGAACGGCCGGGCTTCGGCACGCTCGGTGAGGCGATGAGTGGGTTCGCCAACATCACCGGTGCGGAGGGCGGCCCGCCGACGTTGCCGCCGTTCATGCTTGCCGACGGGGTGGCGTCGCTGAACGCCGCGTACGCGGTGATGATGGCGCTGTATCACCGCGACGTGCACGGCGCATCGGGCCAACTGATCGACATCAACCTGATCGACCCGCTGGCTCGACTGCTCGAGCAGACACTTCTCGGCTACGACCAACTCGGGCTGGTACCGACCAGGGCGGGCAACCGCTGGGACATCTCTGCGCCGCGCAACACCTACCAGACCTCCGACGGCAAATGGCTGGCAATGTCGGGCAGCTCACCGGCGTTGGCGCTGAGGGTGTTTCGTGCGATCGGGCGCGCCGACCTGGTCGACGACGCCGACTTCTCCGACCCGCAGCGTCGTCTCGCGCGGGCCCGCGAGGTCGACCAGGTGGTCGCCGACTGGGTGGCCACCAAGACCCTCGACGAGGCGATGGCCGTGCTCGACGCCGCCGAAGTTGCCGCCGCGCCGGTATACGACATCACTCAGCTGGTCGCCGACGAGCAGCTCACGCACCGGGAGGTTTTCGTCAAGGTCGCCGATGACGAACTCGGTGCGATGACGGTGCAGGCCCCGGTGCCGCGGTTCTCCGGCGCGACCGGTCGGGTCGGCCATCTCGGCCCGCGGATCGGTGCGAACAACGTCGAGGTGTACGGCGAGCTACTGGGCCTGAGCGCCAACGACATTGACGACCTGCGCGCCCGCGGCGTGCTGTGA
- a CDS encoding LLM class flavin-dependent oxidoreductase, with protein MTSRKMALVAFMQAGSTSVYAGSWRHPATEHGYLDASYYAKIGRTLEEGCFDLMFFDDRLAMPGIYGGSVADAVKYGARPVKLDLSIVLGVLAQATSHIGLGATGSTTYYTPFHIARTFATLDHLSRGRAAWNIVTSVNDSEAQNFGLETHLGHDARYDRAEEFLEATVGLWETWEDDAILHDRVNGIYADPDKVHELHHNGEYFSVRGPLTVPRTPQGRPVLIQAGSSGRGREFASRWADLIFTGDPGIEVARDHYADQKARIGAAGRDPESVKLCPMAYAVVGETEDHAKEREQVFLNELVHPMASLTLLSELMNYDFAQHDLDDPITDELIANVSGIRGLVQNLRAHIGDTITLRDLAGHRATLLQGPRFVGTGKQVADQMEEWFHGGACDGFVLAATHLPGAFEDVVRMVVPELQRRGLFRDSYEGSTLRDHLGLPRPVGAPAYA; from the coding sequence ATGACTTCCCGAAAGATGGCGCTCGTCGCCTTCATGCAAGCTGGCAGCACGTCGGTGTACGCAGGCTCCTGGCGGCACCCGGCAACCGAACACGGCTACCTCGACGCCTCGTACTACGCCAAGATCGGCCGGACCCTCGAAGAGGGCTGCTTCGACCTGATGTTCTTCGACGACCGGCTGGCCATGCCCGGCATCTACGGCGGCTCGGTCGCCGACGCCGTCAAGTACGGCGCGCGGCCGGTCAAGCTGGACCTGTCCATTGTGTTGGGCGTGCTCGCGCAGGCCACCTCGCACATCGGGCTGGGCGCGACCGGGTCGACTACCTACTACACGCCGTTCCACATCGCCCGGACCTTCGCCACCCTCGACCACCTCTCTCGCGGCCGCGCGGCCTGGAACATCGTCACGTCGGTCAACGACAGCGAGGCGCAAAACTTCGGCCTGGAAACGCATTTGGGCCACGACGCCCGCTACGACCGCGCCGAGGAATTCCTCGAGGCCACCGTCGGATTGTGGGAGACCTGGGAGGACGACGCGATCCTGCACGACCGGGTCAACGGCATCTACGCCGACCCGGACAAGGTGCACGAGCTACACCACAACGGCGAGTACTTCTCCGTTCGCGGGCCACTCACCGTGCCGCGTACGCCACAGGGCCGCCCGGTGCTGATCCAGGCCGGCTCGTCGGGCCGCGGACGTGAATTCGCTTCGCGCTGGGCTGATTTGATCTTCACCGGCGACCCGGGCATCGAGGTTGCCCGTGATCACTACGCCGACCAGAAGGCGCGCATCGGCGCCGCGGGTCGCGACCCGGAGTCGGTTAAGCTCTGTCCGATGGCTTATGCAGTGGTCGGTGAGACCGAGGATCACGCCAAGGAACGCGAACAGGTGTTCCTCAATGAGCTGGTGCACCCGATGGCCTCGCTGACCCTGCTGTCGGAGTTGATGAACTACGACTTCGCCCAGCACGACCTCGACGACCCGATCACCGACGAGCTGATCGCGAACGTGTCCGGAATCCGCGGTCTGGTGCAGAACCTGCGCGCCCATATCGGCGACACGATCACCCTGCGTGACCTGGCCGGCCACCGCGCGACCCTGTTGCAGGGCCCGCGCTTCGTCGGCACCGGCAAGCAGGTCGCCGACCAGATGGAGGAGTGGTTCCACGGCGGAGCCTGCGACGGATTCGTCTTGGCCGCAACGCATCTGCCGGGTGCATTCGAAGACGTGGTGCGCATGGTGGTGCCGGAACTGCAGCGCCGCGGGTTGTTCCGCGATTCCTATGAAGGGTCGACGCTGCGCGACCATCTCGGACTGCCACGGCCGGTCGGCGCGCCCGCCTACGCATGA
- a CDS encoding HpcH/HpaI aldolase/citrate lyase family protein, with protein MTSLLRRSELAVPAANDNMFAKAAASEADLVFLDLEDATAPAHKEAARGKAIAALNDLDWGRTARAIRINGLDTPWCHDDIVEVVTGARNNLDTIIIPKALRARDVWWVDVLLSQLEAKLGLDRQIRLEVLIEEVEGLANAEEIAAASPRLDAVIFGVGDFSLSQGARVDTNFDPLGEYPGDFWAYARNKVIVAARIAGIDAIDAPYPDYGNLEGYERDARRAALMGYTGKWCIHPSQIEVANGVYAPTEEEIALAERNVAAYREGEQKGLGAVGVNGVLVDAAHVKMAQATLARAALIAKG; from the coding sequence ATGACGTCACTGCTGCGCCGCTCGGAACTCGCGGTGCCCGCGGCCAACGACAACATGTTCGCCAAGGCCGCCGCATCCGAAGCCGATCTGGTCTTCCTGGACCTCGAGGACGCCACCGCACCCGCGCACAAGGAGGCGGCGCGCGGCAAGGCCATCGCCGCGCTCAACGACCTCGACTGGGGGCGCACCGCGCGGGCAATCCGGATCAACGGCCTGGACACCCCGTGGTGCCACGACGACATCGTCGAGGTCGTGACCGGCGCCCGGAACAACCTCGACACCATCATCATCCCGAAAGCGCTTCGCGCACGCGATGTTTGGTGGGTGGACGTGTTGCTCTCCCAGCTGGAGGCCAAACTCGGCCTCGACCGGCAGATCCGCCTCGAGGTGTTGATCGAGGAGGTCGAGGGCCTGGCCAACGCCGAGGAGATCGCCGCCGCCAGCCCGCGCCTGGACGCGGTCATCTTCGGCGTCGGCGACTTCTCGCTGTCGCAGGGTGCCCGGGTGGATACTAACTTCGATCCACTCGGCGAGTATCCCGGCGACTTCTGGGCCTACGCCCGCAACAAGGTGATCGTCGCCGCCCGGATCGCCGGCATCGACGCCATCGACGCGCCCTACCCGGACTACGGGAATCTGGAGGGCTACGAGCGCGACGCGCGACGGGCCGCGCTGATGGGCTACACCGGAAAGTGGTGCATCCACCCGAGCCAGATCGAGGTGGCCAACGGGGTGTACGCGCCGACCGAGGAGGAGATCGCGCTGGCCGAGCGCAACGTCGCGGCCTACCGCGAAGGTGAGCAAAAAGGCCTCGGCGCGGTCGGAGTCAACGGTGTGCTGGTCGACGCGGCGCACGTGAAGATGGCGCAAGCCACGCTGGCGCGTGCCGCACTGATCGCCAAAGGCTAA
- a CDS encoding replication-associated recombination protein A yields the protein MPESLFDVPDGDDLGGPTLGGSAGAPLAVRMRPASLEEVVGQDHLLQPGSPLRRLVEGSGMASAILYGPPGSGKTTLASLVSQATGRRFEALSALSAGVKEVRAVIDTARRAAAHGEQTVLFIDEVHRFSKTQQDALLAAVENRVVLLVAATTENPSFSVVAPLLSRSLILQLHPLTSDAVRVVVQRAIDDPRGLGGRVQVTPEAVDLLVRLAAGDARRALTALEVAAEAGEHVTVDVIEQSLDKAAVRYDRDGDQHYDVISAFIKSVRGSDVDAALHYLARMLVAGEDPRFVARRLMILASEDIGMADPLALQTAVAAAQTVALIGMPEAKLTLAHATIYLATAPKSNAVTSAIGAAMGDISAGKAGLVPPHLRDGHYSGAATLGNAQGYKYSHDDPDGVVPQQYPPDELVGVDYYRPTGRGAERDIGTRLEKLRAIIRRERR from the coding sequence GTGCCAGAGAGTCTGTTCGACGTGCCCGACGGGGACGATCTCGGCGGGCCGACACTCGGCGGTTCGGCGGGTGCGCCACTCGCGGTGCGAATGCGGCCCGCCAGTCTCGAAGAGGTCGTGGGCCAAGATCACCTGCTGCAACCCGGATCGCCCTTGCGACGGCTCGTCGAGGGCTCGGGGATGGCATCGGCCATCCTCTACGGCCCGCCCGGCAGTGGGAAGACGACCTTGGCATCGCTGGTGTCCCAGGCCACTGGGCGCCGCTTCGAGGCACTGTCTGCGCTGTCGGCCGGCGTCAAGGAGGTCCGCGCCGTCATCGACACCGCGCGGCGCGCGGCCGCGCACGGCGAACAGACGGTCCTGTTCATCGACGAGGTGCACCGGTTCTCCAAGACCCAGCAGGACGCGTTGCTCGCCGCCGTCGAGAATCGGGTCGTGCTGTTGGTCGCGGCGACCACTGAGAATCCGTCGTTTTCCGTTGTGGCGCCGCTGTTGTCGCGATCGCTGATCCTGCAGCTGCATCCGTTGACCTCCGATGCGGTGCGCGTGGTTGTCCAGCGCGCGATCGACGATCCGCGCGGGCTCGGCGGTCGGGTGCAGGTGACGCCCGAGGCCGTCGATCTACTGGTTCGGCTGGCGGCGGGGGACGCCCGGCGGGCGCTGACCGCGTTGGAGGTCGCGGCCGAGGCGGGGGAGCACGTCACCGTCGACGTCATCGAACAGTCGCTGGACAAGGCCGCGGTTCGCTACGACCGCGATGGCGATCAGCACTACGACGTGATCAGTGCGTTCATCAAATCCGTACGAGGCAGCGACGTGGACGCCGCCCTGCATTACCTGGCCCGCATGCTGGTCGCCGGCGAAGATCCGCGCTTCGTCGCGCGCCGGCTGATGATCCTGGCCAGTGAGGACATCGGCATGGCCGATCCGCTGGCGTTGCAGACCGCGGTTGCCGCGGCGCAGACGGTCGCGCTGATCGGGATGCCCGAAGCCAAGCTGACGCTGGCGCATGCCACCATCTATCTCGCGACGGCGCCGAAGTCGAACGCCGTTACGTCGGCTATTGGGGCGGCGATGGGGGACATCAGTGCGGGTAAGGCGGGCCTGGTGCCACCGCACCTGCGCGACGGGCATTATTCGGGTGCGGCGACCCTGGGCAACGCCCAAGGCTACAAGTACTCCCATGACGACCCCGATGGGGTTGTGCCACAACAGTATCCGCCCGACGAGCTGGTCGGTGTCGACTATTATCGCCCGACCGGACGGGGCGCCGAGCGCGACATTGGAACGCGACTGGAGAAGCTACGGGCGATCATCCGCCGCGAACGCCGTTGA
- a CDS encoding DUF3097 domain-containing protein, whose product MDDRYGSDVLARDPHNARKPRSTDLPIELGMVVEDAQTGYVGAVVGVEYGRMQLEDRHGRRKPFPVGPGYLVDGKPVILTAPRGPAPTTASRTASGSVAVTGARARVARTGRIYVEGRHDAELVEQVWGDDLRIEGVVVEYLGGVDDLVDIVGKFRPGPQRRLGVLVDHLVAGSKESRLADAVHRGPGGAHTLVVGHPFVDIWQAVKPGRLGLSQWPVIPRGTEWKHGICEALGWPHADQADIATAWRRIRGTVRDWTDLDAALIGRVEELIDFVTQP is encoded by the coding sequence GTGGATGATCGTTACGGTTCAGATGTTCTCGCGCGAGACCCGCACAACGCGCGCAAACCCCGGTCCACCGACCTGCCCATCGAACTCGGCATGGTCGTGGAAGACGCGCAGACGGGCTACGTCGGCGCCGTGGTCGGCGTCGAATACGGCCGGATGCAACTCGAGGACCGGCACGGTCGGCGCAAGCCGTTCCCGGTCGGCCCGGGATATCTGGTCGACGGCAAGCCGGTGATCCTGACCGCGCCGCGTGGCCCGGCGCCCACGACCGCATCCCGCACGGCATCTGGATCGGTGGCGGTGACCGGCGCGCGGGCCCGCGTGGCGCGGACCGGCCGCATCTATGTGGAGGGTCGGCACGACGCCGAACTCGTCGAGCAGGTGTGGGGCGACGACCTGCGGATCGAGGGTGTGGTGGTCGAATACCTTGGCGGCGTCGACGATCTCGTCGACATCGTCGGGAAGTTCCGGCCGGGCCCGCAGCGCCGACTCGGGGTGCTCGTCGACCATCTGGTGGCCGGCTCGAAGGAATCCCGGCTTGCCGACGCCGTGCACCGCGGTCCCGGCGGCGCGCACACGCTGGTCGTCGGTCACCCGTTCGTCGACATCTGGCAGGCGGTCAAGCCGGGGCGGCTCGGGTTGTCGCAGTGGCCGGTGATCCCGCGCGGAACCGAATGGAAGCACGGGATCTGCGAAGCGCTGGGCTGGCCGCACGCCGACCAGGCCGACATCGCCACCGCGTGGCGCCGCATCCGCGGCACGGTTCGCGACTGGACCGACCTCGATGCGGCACTGATCGGCCGGGTGGAAGAGCTGATCGACTTCGTCACCCAGCCGTAG